The proteins below are encoded in one region of Asticcacaulis excentricus CB 48:
- a CDS encoding monovalent cation:proton antiporter-2 (CPA2) family protein, translated as MDTGLLLNVFVFLAAACLVVPLAARFKLGAVLGYLIAGILIGPSGFGFIDRVTSTMHFAEFGVVMMMFLIGLELEPALLWRLRRTIVGMGGLQVVLCSLALMGAIMALSKFGFNLSWETALAIGMALSMSSTALVLQMLEEKHLMQTQVGETTFSVLLFQDIAVIPILIIIPLLAAGSGQVPEAHGASLVENLPVWAQALAGLSTIAMVIAGGQLLSRHFLPRIARTNLREVFTATSLGLVVGVTLLMQLVGVSPALGAFLGGVVLANSPYKTTIETDIQPFKGLLLGLFFISVGMGMDVDRLLTQPVQLMLAVFGLMAIKGLILYALARRFGMDNIAGSGLALSLAQGGEFAFVLFQLSGQLGLLTPDLRRFLTLVVAISIGITPICLELFNRYVVPRFLSLLPERAPDPIEERNSVIIAGFGRFGQIIGRFLRSQGVMVTILENNPDQIQLLQRFGINRAYFGDATRLDVLRSAGADQARMLIVAIDDAEGAVKIVQLAKENFPHLKVFARARNRRHAYELDRAGVDYYHRETLDSSMAVAREALITMGAPKAQVERRAQAFLQHDIVTLRKSFAFFDSEPDLVNFTRLSQKELERILTDDETDSAEATKRA; from the coding sequence GTGGATACGGGATTACTGCTCAATGTGTTTGTGTTTCTGGCGGCGGCCTGTCTGGTCGTGCCGCTGGCGGCACGATTCAAGCTGGGGGCCGTGCTGGGTTATCTAATCGCGGGCATCCTGATCGGACCGTCTGGCTTTGGCTTCATTGATCGTGTCACCTCAACCATGCATTTTGCCGAATTCGGCGTGGTGATGATGATGTTCCTCATCGGCCTTGAGCTTGAGCCCGCGCTGCTGTGGCGGCTGCGCCGCACCATTGTCGGCATGGGAGGACTTCAGGTGGTTCTGTGCTCGCTGGCCCTGATGGGCGCGATCATGGCGCTAAGCAAGTTCGGTTTTAATCTGAGTTGGGAAACGGCGCTGGCCATCGGCATGGCGCTCTCCATGTCATCCACGGCGCTTGTGCTTCAGATGCTAGAGGAAAAGCATCTGATGCAGACCCAGGTTGGCGAAACGACCTTCTCCGTCCTACTGTTCCAGGACATCGCCGTTATTCCTATCTTGATCATCATCCCGCTTCTGGCTGCCGGTAGTGGACAGGTCCCGGAAGCGCATGGGGCCAGTCTAGTGGAAAACCTGCCGGTCTGGGCGCAGGCGCTGGCGGGCCTGTCCACAATTGCCATGGTCATTGCGGGTGGGCAGCTTCTGTCGCGCCACTTCCTGCCGCGTATTGCGCGCACCAATCTGCGCGAAGTGTTCACGGCAACCTCGCTGGGGCTGGTGGTCGGGGTGACGCTTTTGATGCAACTGGTCGGCGTGTCGCCGGCATTGGGCGCGTTTTTGGGCGGCGTCGTTCTGGCCAACTCCCCCTATAAGACTACCATTGAAACCGACATTCAGCCGTTCAAGGGGCTGTTGCTCGGCCTATTCTTTATCTCGGTCGGGATGGGCATGGACGTCGATCGTCTGCTCACGCAACCGGTGCAGCTGATGCTGGCGGTCTTCGGGCTGATGGCCATTAAGGGCTTGATTCTGTACGCTCTGGCGCGGCGGTTCGGTATGGATAACATCGCCGGATCGGGTCTGGCCCTGTCTCTGGCGCAGGGTGGGGAGTTCGCCTTTGTGCTGTTTCAGTTGTCGGGGCAGTTAGGCCTTCTGACGCCCGATCTGCGGCGGTTTCTGACGCTTGTGGTGGCCATTTCCATTGGCATCACCCCCATCTGTCTTGAGCTATTTAACCGCTACGTTGTGCCACGCTTCCTGTCGCTGTTGCCGGAACGTGCGCCCGATCCTATCGAAGAACGCAACAGCGTCATCATCGCCGGTTTCGGTCGCTTTGGTCAGATCATTGGCCGTTTTCTGCGCTCGCAGGGGGTGATGGTGACCATTCTGGAGAACAATCCGGACCAGATCCAGCTTCTGCAACGCTTCGGTATCAACCGCGCCTATTTCGGCGACGCCACGCGCCTTGACGTGCTGCGTAGTGCCGGGGCCGATCAGGCGCGGATGCTGATTGTGGCCATTGATGATGCTGAAGGCGCGGTGAAGATCGTGCAACTGGCCAAGGAAAATTTCCCGCATCTCAAGGTGTTTGCCCGTGCGCGTAACCGCCGCCACGCTTATGAGCTGGACCGGGCGGGGGTGGATTACTACCACCGCGAAACCCTAGACTCGTCGATGGCGGTGGCGCGTGAAGCCCTGATCACCATGGGCGCGCCCAAAGCCCAGGTCGAACGCCGCGCGCAGGCCTTCTTGCAGCATGACATTGTGACGCTGCGAAAATCCTTCGCGTTTTTCGACTCCGAGCCCGATCTGGTAAACTTCACGCGCCTGAGTCAGAAGGAACTGGAACGCATACTGACCGACGACGAGACTGACAGCGCCGAAGCGACCAAGCGGGCGTAA
- a CDS encoding N-formylglutamate amidohydrolase → MSDPSSSDLFILTERGGPLVIAAPHVGTYLPPDIAARLNPVGLSVMETDFHVHRLYDFAAEIEATTLFATHSRYVVDLNRDPHSSPLYPGMFETGLCPLSDFDRNPIYLEGQEPSLAQTEQRRFQYWFPYHARLEEVLEATRQRHGFALLIDAHSIRPSIPLLFDGALPDLSFGSDSGRTLPPVVIEALQSWMQRTSDWTSVLDGRFKGGFTTRGHGRPEDKIYALQIEIVQSCYLDMDDPTRFDPQRARPLSQTLKPLLEILISAAKQAK, encoded by the coding sequence ATGAGTGACCCTTCGTCTTCGGACCTCTTCATCCTGACCGAACGTGGCGGACCGCTGGTTATCGCTGCACCACATGTCGGGACCTACCTGCCGCCGGACATTGCCGCCCGGCTAAACCCTGTGGGCCTGTCGGTGATGGAGACAGACTTCCACGTCCATCGGCTGTACGATTTTGCGGCAGAGATTGAGGCGACCACCCTGTTCGCCACCCATTCGCGCTATGTGGTCGATCTCAACCGCGATCCGCACTCCTCGCCTCTCTATCCGGGGATGTTTGAAACCGGCCTTTGTCCCCTGAGCGATTTCGACCGCAACCCCATCTATCTCGAAGGGCAGGAACCAAGCCTTGCCCAGACCGAACAGCGGCGTTTTCAGTACTGGTTCCCCTATCACGCCCGGCTGGAGGAGGTGCTGGAGGCGACGCGACAGCGTCACGGCTTTGCGCTTCTGATTGACGCGCATTCGATCCGTCCGTCCATCCCGCTACTGTTTGACGGTGCCCTGCCCGACCTCAGCTTCGGGTCCGACAGCGGACGCACCCTGCCGCCTGTAGTGATTGAAGCCCTGCAAAGCTGGATGCAGCGCACAAGCGACTGGACTAGCGTGCTGGATGGACGTTTCAAGGGCGGCTTCACCACGCGCGGTCACGGCCGCCCGGAAGATAAGATTTACGCGCTGCAAATTGAAATCGTACAGAGCTGCTATCTCGACATGGATGACCCCACCCGTTTCGACCCACAACGCGCCCGGCCTTTGTCGCAAACGCTGAAACCGTTGCTGGAGATCTTGATTTCGGCGGCGAAACAGGCCAAGTGA
- the folD gene encoding bifunctional methylenetetrahydrofolate dehydrogenase/methenyltetrahydrofolate cyclohydrolase FolD, with the protein MSARGNIIDGFGYAKGLRERIAGRVATLKAEHGLTPCLVVVIVGEDPASQIYVKNKGETTKAVGMESRTIVLPADTTEADLLKLIGELNADTGVNGILVQLPLPAHMSSLKVIDAIDPLKDVDGFHVQNAGRLAVGLDAIVPCTPLGSLMLLKDALKTHDDGNLSGLNAVIVGRSNIVGKPMAQLLLNENCTVTIAHSRTANLPDLCRTADVLVAAVGRPKFIQGDWVKDGAYVIDVGINRIEVDGKNKIVGDVDFDAALPRATAITPVPKGVGPMTIACLLNNTLQAACVQHGLPVPGDL; encoded by the coding sequence ATGAGCGCGCGCGGCAATATTATCGACGGCTTCGGCTATGCCAAAGGTCTGCGCGAACGCATCGCCGGGCGCGTAGCCACCTTGAAGGCCGAGCACGGCCTGACGCCTTGTCTGGTGGTGGTGATCGTCGGCGAAGACCCGGCCAGCCAGATCTATGTGAAAAACAAGGGCGAGACGACGAAGGCCGTCGGCATGGAAAGCCGCACTATCGTTTTGCCGGCGGACACGACCGAGGCCGATCTTCTGAAACTGATCGGTGAACTGAATGCTGACACCGGCGTCAACGGCATACTGGTGCAACTGCCCCTGCCGGCGCACATGTCATCGCTTAAGGTCATAGACGCTATCGACCCGCTGAAGGATGTCGATGGCTTTCATGTGCAGAATGCCGGGCGTCTGGCGGTCGGCCTCGACGCCATTGTCCCTTGCACGCCGCTGGGCTCGCTGATGCTGCTGAAAGACGCGCTAAAGACACACGATGACGGCAATCTGTCGGGCCTCAATGCTGTGATCGTTGGGCGCTCCAACATCGTGGGGAAGCCGATGGCGCAGCTTCTGCTCAATGAAAACTGCACCGTGACGATCGCCCATTCGCGCACCGCGAACCTGCCGGACCTGTGCCGCACCGCCGATGTGCTGGTCGCCGCCGTGGGGCGTCCGAAGTTCATTCAGGGCGACTGGGTGAAGGACGGGGCCTATGTCATCGACGTCGGCATCAACCGCATCGAGGTTGACGGCAAGAACAAGATCGTCGGCGATGTCGATTTCGACGCCGCCCTGCCGCGTGCTACGGCCATCACGCCCGTGCCGAAAGGCGTTGGTCCGATGACCATTGCCTGCCTGCTCAACAATACCCTGCAAGCTGCCTGCGTACAGCACGGCCTGCCCGTCCCCGGCGACCTGTAA
- a CDS encoding NAD(P)/FAD-dependent oxidoreductase codes for MSAGVVIIGAGHAGGSAAAFLRQYGYEGPITLIGDEPHLPYQRPPLSKAWLKGEASGDDLYLRPQNFYDEANIAVWLERRVVAIDTQHKTVTIDGETIAYEHLIIATGSKARPFGCPGTDETPYHLLRTIVDAEWLKPHLKAGQRIGLIGAGYVGLEVAASARKLGSAVTVFERESRILARVASPVLSDAFTHIHGDNGVTLITGAEVVRVSAEGDLRCVHMADDSVHRFDVLLVGIGALPADDLAQAAGIACANGIVVNHEARTSVPDVFAIGDVTSREVKPWYEGRYRLESVPSALEQAKQAAAAITGFKAPPPEVPWFWSDQYDYKLQIAGLMRPGAKLITRGDPMTGAFSVFHLNTNQQVICVESVNRPADFMAGKQLIHKAVAVEDNVIADAESTLKPYLQAAR; via the coding sequence ATGAGCGCGGGTGTCGTCATTATAGGGGCGGGGCACGCCGGCGGATCGGCGGCGGCCTTCCTGCGCCAGTACGGGTACGAAGGTCCGATCACCCTGATCGGGGATGAGCCGCACCTGCCTTATCAGCGTCCGCCCCTGTCGAAGGCCTGGCTGAAAGGCGAGGCGTCAGGCGATGACCTCTATCTGCGGCCGCAAAACTTCTATGACGAAGCCAATATCGCCGTTTGGCTGGAGCGCCGCGTCGTGGCCATCGACACGCAGCATAAGACGGTCACCATCGACGGCGAAACGATCGCCTATGAGCACCTGATCATCGCCACCGGCTCAAAGGCGAGGCCTTTCGGCTGTCCGGGCACGGATGAAACGCCTTATCACCTGCTGCGCACCATCGTCGATGCCGAATGGCTCAAGCCGCACCTGAAGGCCGGGCAGCGCATCGGCCTGATCGGCGCGGGCTATGTGGGGCTGGAAGTCGCCGCCTCAGCACGCAAGCTCGGCAGTGCAGTGACGGTGTTTGAGCGCGAAAGCCGCATTCTGGCACGCGTCGCCTCGCCCGTCCTGTCCGACGCCTTTACGCACATCCACGGCGATAACGGCGTCACCCTGATCACCGGGGCGGAGGTGGTGCGCGTCAGCGCCGAAGGCGATTTGCGCTGCGTGCATATGGCCGACGACAGCGTGCATCGATTCGATGTGCTGCTGGTCGGTATTGGCGCGCTGCCCGCCGATGATCTGGCGCAAGCCGCTGGTATCGCGTGTGCAAACGGCATCGTCGTCAATCACGAAGCCCGAACCTCGGTCCCGGATGTGTTCGCCATCGGCGACGTGACCTCGCGCGAAGTCAAGCCGTGGTACGAGGGCCGCTATCGGCTGGAAAGCGTGCCGAGCGCACTGGAGCAAGCCAAGCAGGCCGCCGCCGCCATCACCGGCTTCAAGGCTCCACCGCCCGAAGTGCCGTGGTTCTGGTCTGATCAGTACGACTATAAGCTCCAGATCGCGGGCCTGATGCGCCCTGGTGCCAAACTGATCACGCGCGGCGATCCCATGACGGGGGCGTTCAGCGTGTTTCACCTGAACACCAATCAGCAGGTTATCTGTGTGGAAAGCGTCAACCGCCCAGCAGACTTTATGGCGGGCAAGCAGTTGATCCATAAGGCGGTGGCGGTCGAAGACAACGTCATCGCCGATGCGGAGTCCACACTGAAACCCTATTTGCAGGCTGCCCGCTAA
- a CDS encoding CoA transferase subunit A, producing the protein MPSKIYSDAKSALEGLTFDGMTVMAGGFGLCGIPENLIGALRDTGVTGITAISNNAGVDGFGLGMLLNTRQIKKMISSYVGENKEFERQYLAGELELEFNPQGTLAERIRAGGAGIPGFYTATGVGTLVAEGKELKEFNGKTFVLETGLVADLSIVKAWKADERGNLIFRKTARNFNPMMATAGKVCVAEVEEIVPVGSLDPDCIHTPGIYVDRLIKGTFEKRIEQRTVRQRQGA; encoded by the coding sequence ATGCCGTCGAAGATATATTCGGACGCGAAGAGTGCGCTGGAGGGGCTGACGTTTGACGGGATGACGGTGATGGCCGGGGGCTTTGGCCTTTGCGGTATCCCGGAGAACCTGATCGGAGCCCTGCGCGACACGGGCGTGACCGGGATCACCGCCATTTCCAACAATGCCGGGGTCGATGGCTTCGGGCTGGGGATGCTGCTCAATACGCGTCAGATCAAAAAGATGATCTCGTCCTATGTTGGCGAAAACAAGGAGTTCGAGCGGCAGTACCTGGCGGGCGAGCTGGAGCTGGAGTTCAATCCGCAGGGCACCCTGGCGGAACGGATTCGGGCCGGCGGAGCCGGGATTCCGGGCTTCTATACCGCCACCGGCGTTGGCACGCTGGTTGCCGAAGGCAAGGAGCTGAAAGAGTTCAACGGGAAGACCTTTGTTCTTGAGACAGGATTGGTCGCCGACCTCTCCATCGTCAAGGCGTGGAAAGCCGATGAACGCGGCAATCTGATTTTCCGCAAGACGGCGCGCAATTTCAACCCGATGATGGCCACCGCCGGCAAGGTCTGCGTCGCCGAGGTCGAGGAGATCGTGCCGGTGGGGTCGCTCGATCCCGACTGCATCCATACGCCAGGCATATATGTCGATCGCCTGATCAAAGGCACGTTTGAAAAGCGGATCGAACAGCGCACCGTGCGTCAGAGACAAGGAGCCTGA
- a CDS encoding 3-oxoacid CoA-transferase subunit B gives MPWTRDQLAERAAKELQDGFYVNLGIGIPTLVANHIPQGMTVTFQSENGMLGMGPFPYEDEVDPDLINAGKQTITELPETSYFSSSDSFAMIRGGHIDLTILGAMEVGENGDIANWMIPGKLVKGMGGAMDLVAGVQKVVVVMEHANKHGESKVLKRCDLPLTGAGVVDLIISTLGVFEVKPDGSGLILVELAPDVTLEYIAAQTQASYEVALR, from the coding sequence ATGCCCTGGACACGTGACCAACTCGCTGAGCGCGCCGCTAAAGAACTTCAGGACGGTTTCTACGTCAATCTGGGCATTGGCATCCCGACCCTGGTAGCCAACCACATCCCGCAGGGCATGACCGTCACCTTTCAGTCAGAAAACGGTATGCTGGGCATGGGCCCCTTCCCCTATGAGGATGAGGTCGACCCCGACCTGATCAATGCGGGCAAGCAGACCATCACCGAACTGCCCGAAACAAGCTATTTCTCGTCGTCGGACTCGTTCGCCATGATCCGCGGCGGCCATATCGACCTGACCATTCTGGGAGCGATGGAGGTCGGCGAAAACGGCGACATCGCCAACTGGATGATCCCAGGCAAGCTGGTCAAGGGCATGGGCGGGGCGATGGACCTCGTCGCCGGGGTGCAAAAGGTCGTGGTCGTTATGGAACACGCCAACAAACACGGCGAATCCAAAGTGCTGAAACGCTGCGACCTGCCCCTGACCGGAGCCGGCGTGGTCGATCTGATCATCTCGACTTTGGGTGTATTCGAGGTCAAGCCCGATGGCTCAGGCCTTATCCTGGTCGAACTGGCCCCCGATGTGACACTCGAATACATCGCCGCCCAGACACAGGCCTCCTACGAGGTGGCGCTGCGCTAA
- a CDS encoding PaaI family thioesterase: MADQPKPLQVKDGDFKGWFLSPFHDDYVNHIGPFYYLPGADGKMQVALKVEQRHLNGGGIMHGGCLLSLADTALYVFALDNLQTSGGVTMQLDAQFLSPGNLGDIVIATGEITRAGQSTIFGRGQIKVGDRMVMTFSGVIKRASKSGA; encoded by the coding sequence ATGGCCGATCAGCCCAAACCGCTTCAGGTCAAGGACGGCGATTTCAAAGGGTGGTTCCTTTCGCCCTTCCATGACGACTATGTCAACCATATAGGGCCGTTTTATTATCTGCCCGGCGCCGACGGCAAGATGCAGGTGGCGCTTAAGGTCGAGCAAAGACACCTCAATGGCGGCGGTATCATGCACGGGGGCTGTCTGCTTTCTCTGGCCGATACGGCGCTTTATGTGTTTGCGCTGGACAATTTGCAGACCTCAGGCGGCGTGACCATGCAACTGGATGCGCAGTTCCTCAGCCCTGGCAATCTGGGTGACATCGTGATTGCCACAGGTGAGATTACCCGTGCTGGCCAATCGACCATCTTCGGCCGGGGTCAGATTAAGGTCGGCGACCGCATGGTCATGACCTTCTCCGGCGTTATCAAGCGGGCGAGTAAGTCCGGGGCATAG
- a CDS encoding histone H1/H5 family protein — MANPVEELIVELLTELGDKETLSPNQVAKTINAENWRRQLPQVRAAIGQLVEAGRIEVVRKGKVVAFDGIRGIWRIRLAGAA; from the coding sequence ATGGCGAACCCGGTGGAAGAGCTGATTGTTGAACTCCTCACGGAGTTGGGAGATAAGGAAACCCTGAGTCCTAATCAAGTCGCCAAAACCATAAACGCCGAAAACTGGCGACGCCAGCTACCGCAGGTGCGTGCCGCCATAGGGCAACTCGTAGAAGCCGGGCGTATCGAAGTGGTGCGCAAGGGCAAGGTGGTCGCATTCGACGGTATCCGCGGCATCTGGCGTATCCGACTGGCGGGCGCGGCGTAA
- a CDS encoding MlaE family ABC transporter permease, producing MSKADFKIETPPGGEARVVSLTGDWTAIGLRDAGERLKSALKSASAVRVETDDLKGFDTAGAYALRTALGALGDDALFSHDPRLSAVYELIRDIQPQVVEAQKKTAQQKAHPIIAELAQLGRNTEDVFNDLRDLNVFIGQLIVTAFMSLVTPGRIRWTPLVAQMQQAGFGALMVVCVTNFFVGAVIAFLGILQLQQFGAAVFAVELIGISVLREFGPVIAAVLIAGRSASSFTAEIGAMKMNQEISAMRVMGINPFDALIFPRLAALVLTMPLITFAGSMAGLLGGFVVVWAQLGYGPHFFSIRMTEYVPFVNFFVGMIKVPLFAIAITIIGCRLGMNVTEDVISLGRQVTRAVVQAIFTIILIDAIVAMMFNGFNF from the coding sequence ATGTCGAAGGCTGATTTTAAAATTGAGACGCCGCCGGGTGGGGAGGCAAGGGTCGTCAGCCTGACAGGTGACTGGACCGCCATTGGTCTGCGCGACGCAGGAGAACGGCTGAAGTCCGCTCTCAAGTCAGCTTCTGCGGTCCGCGTCGAAACGGATGATTTGAAGGGCTTTGATACGGCCGGAGCTTATGCCTTGCGTACCGCTCTGGGCGCGCTTGGCGACGATGCCTTGTTTTCGCATGATCCACGCCTGAGTGCCGTCTATGAGCTGATCCGTGATATCCAGCCTCAGGTGGTTGAGGCACAAAAAAAGACGGCCCAGCAGAAAGCCCATCCGATCATTGCCGAACTGGCGCAACTGGGGCGAAACACAGAGGACGTATTCAACGATCTGCGCGATCTTAACGTCTTTATTGGGCAGTTGATCGTCACCGCCTTTATGTCGCTCGTCACACCGGGACGCATTCGCTGGACACCACTCGTGGCGCAGATGCAACAGGCGGGTTTCGGGGCGCTGATGGTAGTCTGCGTCACCAACTTCTTCGTCGGCGCAGTGATCGCGTTTCTGGGCATCTTACAGCTTCAGCAGTTTGGGGCCGCCGTCTTTGCGGTCGAACTGATCGGCATTTCGGTCCTGCGTGAATTTGGCCCGGTCATCGCGGCTGTGCTGATCGCCGGGCGCTCGGCCTCGTCCTTCACGGCCGAAATCGGTGCGATGAAGATGAATCAGGAAATCAGTGCCATGCGCGTTATGGGCATCAACCCTTTTGATGCCCTGATCTTCCCACGCCTTGCCGCCCTGGTCCTCACCATGCCGCTGATCACCTTCGCAGGGTCCATGGCCGGTCTTCTGGGCGGTTTCGTCGTAGTGTGGGCACAACTGGGTTATGGGCCGCACTTCTTCTCGATCCGGATGACTGAGTACGTGCCCTTCGTGAACTTCTTTGTCGGCATGATCAAGGTGCCGCTCTTTGCCATTGCCATTACCATTATAGGCTGCCGACTGGGCATGAACGTCACTGAAGACGTCATCTCATTGGGCCGTCAGGTGACGCGCGCTGTTGTGCAGGCCATTTTTACGATCATCCTCATAGATGCGATCGTCGCCATGATGTTCAACGGGTTTAACTTCTGA
- a CDS encoding ABC transporter ATP-binding protein: MTEAPAPVSAPPTHPLVIEGLRNQFGANIVHDNLDLTVDRGKVMGVVGGSGTGKTVLLNSILGLQKPSKGAIHLFGKDITKLSEKQLRLTQSRFGVLFQSGALFSALSVIENVCVPLTEYAKLKPAQMREVGLMKMALAGLPLDAADKRPSELSGGMIKRTALARALVLDPELLFLDEPTAGLDPIGAAAFDALIRELSDSLNLTVFMITHDLDSLYAICDEVAVLADKRVVAQAPPKVLEQSDHPWIHEYFNGPRGRSSQSRGTGDAS; this comes from the coding sequence ATGACCGAAGCCCCCGCACCCGTTTCCGCCCCCCCCACCCATCCCCTCGTCATCGAAGGACTGCGCAATCAGTTCGGTGCCAATATTGTGCACGACAACCTTGACCTGACGGTCGACCGCGGCAAGGTCATGGGTGTGGTTGGCGGCTCCGGCACCGGCAAGACGGTGCTACTCAACTCGATCCTTGGGCTGCAAAAGCCCTCCAAGGGGGCGATACACCTGTTTGGAAAGGACATCACGAAGCTCAGCGAAAAGCAACTACGCCTGACGCAATCACGCTTTGGCGTGCTGTTCCAGAGCGGGGCGCTGTTTTCGGCGCTCAGCGTAATCGAAAATGTCTGCGTGCCCCTGACCGAATACGCGAAGCTGAAACCCGCACAAATGCGCGAAGTCGGCCTGATGAAGATGGCCTTGGCGGGCTTGCCGCTCGATGCCGCTGACAAGCGGCCGTCAGAACTGTCAGGGGGCATGATCAAGCGCACGGCTTTGGCGCGTGCGCTGGTGCTTGATCCGGAGTTGCTGTTCCTCGATGAGCCGACCGCTGGCCTCGACCCCATCGGGGCAGCGGCGTTCGACGCGCTGATCCGCGAACTGTCGGACAGCCTGAACCTGACCGTTTTCATGATCACCCACGATCTCGACAGCCTGTACGCCATCTGCGATGAAGTGGCGGTGCTGGCCGACAAACGCGTGGTGGCACAGGCCCCACCAAAAGTACTGGAACAATCCGACCACCCGTGGATTCATGAGTATTTCAACGGCCCGCGTGGGCGGTCTTCGCAAAGCCGAGGGACGGGAGACGCGTCATGA
- a CDS encoding MlaD family protein has protein sequence MERQAHYAVVGLITLVLTAAAFVFAFWLIQGSFNETYSEYDVVFNSSVNGLTEGGEVHFNGIKVGEVKELRLGKANTAQVIATVRVDSSTPVRVDSTAVLEPLGVTGLNYIQISPGSKEAALLKREPGIGARNPIIRATESRLDKLLAGSGGVIESAYESLNRINRLMSDDNLNAFSKTMKNIEDITSDIGEVTEDLKQRKQLLDDAHEAIVQAGIAAENLSKLANSADVLVKDRVPQTMNRIDDAAAKLADAATEVANLSKVAQGPINEVSETTLPALSDSLRNLNQATRSVEDLVEEVRASPQGLIGKPKAKERKVNP, from the coding sequence ATGGAAAGACAGGCCCATTACGCGGTTGTCGGACTGATCACCCTGGTGCTCACCGCGGCCGCCTTTGTCTTTGCCTTCTGGCTGATTCAGGGAAGTTTCAACGAAACCTATTCGGAATACGACGTGGTTTTCAACTCTTCGGTCAATGGTCTGACCGAGGGCGGCGAAGTGCATTTCAACGGCATCAAGGTCGGCGAGGTCAAGGAGCTACGTCTGGGTAAGGCCAATACGGCTCAGGTTATTGCGACCGTGCGCGTCGATTCCTCAACCCCTGTGCGCGTTGATTCCACCGCCGTGCTGGAGCCGCTGGGCGTCACTGGCCTCAACTATATCCAGATTTCGCCGGGCTCCAAGGAAGCGGCACTGCTCAAGCGTGAGCCCGGTATCGGCGCCCGCAACCCGATTATTCGAGCCACCGAAAGCCGTCTGGACAAGCTGCTGGCGGGGTCGGGGGGCGTGATAGAGAGCGCCTATGAATCGCTCAACCGTATCAATCGTCTGATGTCCGATGACAATCTCAACGCCTTTTCCAAGACGATGAAAAATATCGAAGACATTACCAGCGATATTGGTGAAGTCACCGAAGACCTCAAACAGCGCAAGCAACTGTTGGATGACGCTCACGAGGCCATTGTGCAGGCCGGCATCGCCGCTGAGAACCTGTCCAAGCTGGCCAATTCGGCCGATGTGCTGGTCAAGGACCGTGTGCCGCAGACCATGAACCGCATCGACGACGCCGCTGCCAAGCTGGCCGATGCCGCGACCGAGGTCGCCAACCTGTCGAAGGTGGCACAAGGGCCGATCAACGAAGTGTCCGAGACCACCCTGCCCGCTCTATCGGATAGCCTGCGCAACCTCAATCAGGCCACCCGCTCCGTCGAAGACCTCGTTGAAGAGGTTCGCGCCAGTCCGCAGGGCCTGATCGGCAAACCCAAGGCCAAAGAGAGAAAGGTCAATCCGTAA
- a CDS encoding ABC-type transport auxiliary lipoprotein family protein gives MMTRVTRRSLSLGLLTAGLATGLSGCITLLPEVKPVQLYSIRFNPALLEKDEVKAPPASPDARPADVFVNFDGFPRAAAGDRIVTIEGNEVSYVSGGRWASTAQGQFRDLMSEGFARHASPEVRLGDQGRVSGNYRLDINVRRFEAVYAKRRPTVVVALDARLVRLKDRQVMAEKFISSEIVVRKGSLGPMIEGFESAASRVTVDVIAFTETAVGEAKAKEAAVEIPAPAQ, from the coding sequence ATGATGACGCGCGTTACACGTCGCTCTTTGAGCCTCGGTCTGCTGACCGCCGGTCTGGCCACCGGCCTCAGCGGCTGCATTACCCTACTGCCCGAAGTGAAGCCGGTGCAGCTTTACAGCATCCGCTTCAATCCGGCCCTGTTGGAAAAAGACGAGGTAAAGGCCCCGCCTGCCTCGCCGGACGCCCGACCGGCCGACGTCTTCGTCAATTTCGATGGCTTTCCCCGTGCCGCCGCCGGAGACCGTATCGTGACCATAGAAGGCAACGAGGTTTCCTACGTGTCGGGCGGCCGTTGGGCCAGCACGGCGCAGGGCCAGTTCCGTGACCTCATGTCTGAAGGCTTTGCACGGCACGCTAGTCCTGAGGTGCGTCTTGGTGATCAGGGCCGTGTGTCCGGCAATTACCGGCTTGACATCAATGTCCGACGCTTTGAAGCGGTTTATGCCAAGCGCCGACCAACCGTCGTTGTGGCTCTGGATGCGCGACTAGTGCGGCTGAAAGACCGGCAGGTGATGGCGGAAAAATTCATATCCTCAGAAATCGTCGTGCGTAAGGGCAGTCTGGGGCCGATGATCGAAGGGTTTGAAAGCGCCGCATCACGTGTGACGGTGGACGTAATCGCTTTCACCGAAACGGCAGTGGGTGAGGCAAAAGCCAAAGAGGCCGCGGTGGAGATACCGGCACCCGCCCAGTAA